Proteins from a single region of Apium graveolens cultivar Ventura chromosome 7, ASM990537v1, whole genome shotgun sequence:
- the LOC141675012 gene encoding expansin-B3-like, giving the protein MDGFYRLSVPQFLCLQLLMLALYSFTTSATSIDGVSGSYWLPAVASWYGSPQGDGSDGGACGYGAMVDMEPLKGRVGAASPILFKGGEGCGACYKVMCLDKSICSPGGVTVIITDECPGCRALTQFDLSGAAFGSLAIPGEADQLRNRGTVPVMFRRTSCFYPGKHVAFRVNEGSSPYWLSLLVEFEGGDGDIGSMHIKETGSNQWLEMSHSWGANWIMNGGPLNGPFSVKLTSLSGAKTLLAINVIPKDWRPMATYISRQNFLF; this is encoded by the exons ATGGACGGTTTTTACCGCTTATCTGTACCACAATTCCTCTGTTTGCAGCTGCTGATGTTAGCCCTTTATTCTTTCACGACCTCAGCCACTTCCATCGACGGCGTATCGGGCAGCTACTGGCTTCCCGCTGTCGCTTCATGGTACGGTAGCCCCCAAGGCGACGGCAGTGATG GTGGTGCATGTGGGTACGGGGCAATGGTTGATATGGAACCATTGAAGGGAAGAGTTGGAGCCGCGAGTCCGATTCTGTTCAAAGGTGGCGAAGGTTGTGGTGCATGCTACAAGGTCATGTGTTTGGACAAGTCCATTTGTTCACCTGGAGGCGTTACAGTTATCATCACCGATGAATGTCCCGGATGCCGTGCACTCACTCAATTCGATCTCAGTGGTGCTGCATTTGGCAGCTTGGCTATTCCTGGTGAAGCCGACCAGCTCCGTAATCGCGGCACAGTTCCTGTCATGTTTAGACG GACATCTTGTTTTTACCCGGGGAAACATGTTGCATTTAGAGTGAATGAAGGATCATCACCTTACTGGCTTTCTTTACTAGTTGAATTTGAGGGCGGAGATGGCGATATTGGATCTATGCATATTAAGGAG ACAGGTTCAAATCAGTGGTTAGAAATGAGTCATTCATGGGGAGCTAATTGGATCATGAATGGAGGACCATTAAACGGACCGTTTTCTGTGAAGCTAACCTCACTCTCGGGTGCAAAAACCCTTTTAGCTATAAATGTCATTCCAAAAGACTGGCGTCCAATGGCTACTTATATCTCTCGTCAGAATTTTTTATTTTGA
- the LOC141674139 gene encoding uncharacterized protein LOC141674139, with protein MQLLSHKQGHLLTINTWFQINGVLVQLLQTWRRSICQNITPRRLCAAKALYAGEVHLVLDLLKDANILFGDLTNKLLGDFNLKKNTLLHVAATQDSCLEAARSICEYTDYNLLFAQNHKGEFPIFSAVRYGQIEMFKFLHSKYIHYVPKEEFRNSFVYKISDERATYTILHVAIYNEHFELALHIVRAIPGLISEKDHQQMTGLHMLAMNSSAFRIRYWKWFKLLLPSPFRHISDILPPQNATDDDEEEDATDHKVEDDSGTSNDIKPPQNATTSYDIKPPQNHIIHKLKEEIMKLVSVFTITIPYWTKIKKEHRRRQAALKLGSILVLNDTEWIDKLESSDVSEAENNSGSNLDNADEESRIPTPLILATKYGCVDIALKIIKEHPHTVEQVGQEYGSILHLAIKYRRIKIFDAVEESKMQMRKLVRLQDKDLNSILHMVALNTVKVKNGTEPARPFSIINPNATSTDTPQDKPPKPWDAEENYNESRSPAFILQDDLLLFERVEDIIKTQFHTIPNKYLQTPEQLFAAKKEPLREDAQEWMKRTAENCSIVAVLIATVAFAAAYTVPGGTDDKDGSPLLLNQPFFVVFTIADVLSLASTLTAVVVFLSILTSSYRLQDFKETLPKSLMCGLSCLIFSLTMMMFAFAATVILMIKNRQQWTKIALYAVAFLPVTVLVVRYMPLYVPLMRTFHYIVKKANSILPKFTRLKKEKLFPVIHLFPSLSKTEKPATELDPCIQV; from the exons ATGCAGCTTCTTAGTCACAAACAGGGGCATCTTCTGACTATAAATACATGGTTCCAGATAAATGGAGTTCTCGTTCAGTTACTG CAAACATGGAGACGGTCCATTTGTCAAAATATCACGCCGCGGAGACTCTGTGCTGCAAAGGCTTTATACGCGGGAGAGGTGCATTTGGTGCTGGACTTGCTCAAGGATGCTAATATACTTTTTGGTGATTTGACAAACAAACTGTTGGGTGATTTCAATTTGAAGAAAAACACACTTCTGCATGTGGCTGCAACTCAGGACTCTTGCCTCGAAGCTGCCCGTAGTATATGTGAATATACAGATTATAACTTGCTATTTGCCCAGAACCACAAGGGAGAGTTCCCTATCTTCTCTGCTGTCCGATATGGCCAAATAGAGATGTTCAAGTTTCTTCACAGTAAATACATACATTATGTTCCTAAAGAAGAATTTCGTAACTCTTTTGTGTACAAGATATCTGATGAACGTGCAACTTATACTATACTTCACGTAGCCATCTACAACGAGCATTTTG AATTGGCTTTGCACATAGTAAGAGCAATTCCAGGTTTAATTAGTGAAAAGGACCATCAGCAAATGACCGGTCTTCACATGCTGGCTATGAATTCATCAGCCTTCAGAATCCGGTACTGGAAATGGTTCAAGCTTctacttccttctccttttcgaCATATTT CTGATATATTACCTCCTCAAAATGCtactgatgatgatgaagaggaagATGCTACTGATCATAAAGTGGAAGATGATTCCGGTACGAGCAATGATATCAAGCCACCTCAAAATGCTACCACTAGCTATGATATCAAGCCACCTCAAAATCATATCATTCATAAACTGAAAGAAG AGATTATGAAACTGGTATCAGTTTTTACAATAACAATTCCCTACTGGACTAAGATTAAAAAAGAACATCGAAGACGCCAAGCTGCTCTGAAACTGGGTTCCATCCTAGTTCTAAATGACACCGAGTGGATAGACAAGCTAGAAAGTAGTGATGTTTCTGAAGCAGAGAACAATTCTGGCTCAAACCTGGACAATGCAGATGAGGAATCTCGAATACCAACACCGTTGATCCTGGCAACAAAGTACGGGTGCGTGGACATAGCTCTTAAGATTATAAAGGAACACCCCCACACTGTTGAGCAAGTTGGTCAGGAATATGGTTCAATTTTACACCTGGCGATTAAGTATAGGAGGATAAAGATATTTGATGCTGTGGAGGAATCAAAAATGCAAATGCGGAAGCTGGTTAGACTTCAGGATAAAGATCTAAACTCCATTTTGCATATGGTTGCTCTAAATACGGTTAAAGTTAAGAATGGCACTGAACCAGCACGACCATTTTCTATCATCAACCCTAACGCCACGTCAACTGATACGCCCCAAGACAAACCACCTAAACCTTGGGATGCTGAAGAAAATTACAACGAATCACGCAGCCCTGCTTTTATATTGCAAGATGACCTGCTTTTGTTTGAG CGTGTGGAAGATATTATCAAGACTCAGTTCCATACAATCCCAAACAAATATCTTCAAACACCTGAACAATTATTTGCTGCAAAGAAAGAACCACTTCGAGAGGATGCCCAAGAATGGATGAAGCGAACAGCAGAAAATTGCTCCATTGTTGCTGTCCTTATAGCAACTGTTGCCTTTGCAGCAGCTTATACCGTGCCAGGAGGTACAGATGATAAAGATGGATCTCCTCTTCTTTTAAACCAACCCTTCTTTGTGGTATTCACTATTGCCGATGTTCTTTCCCTAGCATCCACATTAACAGCTGTAGTTGTGTTTCTTTCCATCCTCACTTCATCCTACCGATTACAAGACTTCAAGGAGACCCTTCCAAAGAGTCTGATGTGTGGATTATCATGCCTTATATTCTCCTTGACAATGATGATGTTTGCATTTGCAGCAACAGTCATCCTTATGATTAAAAACAGGCAACAATGGACCAAGATTGCCTTATATGCAGTTGCATTTCTCCCTGTTACTGTCTTGGTTGTAAGGTACATGCCTCTCTATGTGCCACTAATGCGAACATTCCATTACATAGTCAAAAAAGCAAACTCAATCTTGCCCAAGTTTACTCGTCTAAAAAAAGAAAAATTGTTTCCAGTGATTCATCTTTTTCCTAGCCTCTCCAAAACCGAAAAGCCCGCAACTGAGTTGGACCCTTGTATTCAAGTTTAA